The following DNA comes from Castanea sativa cultivar Marrone di Chiusa Pesio chromosome 10, ASM4071231v1.
atactaaaacccaattctCGCTGGCAATATTTAAAGCCCacttctcattggcaatatcaaagtccaattctcattggcaatatcaaaagcctaATTTACGTTGACACTATTAAGAGCCTAAGCTAACTACTTGGCACTATTATATCAAAAGCCCAAGGTTATTAATACTTGACAAAatactatataataattatttcacttaaaagtctaataatgaacaatactttagattcttaaacctattactataatattacaagCTCATGAAATTTATGAATTATCTATTCTCAAAACCCATGACAATCATCTTATAAAAGCCCATGGaaagttatgattatttatcttaaacccatgatatttatttatttcatttcatattaTAAACTCATGTTCACTATTTATCTTACATCACAACATTCATAATATCtatttccaaaactcatgaTAATTATTCACCTTACAAGCATATTATGATTATGTATACAAAAACCCATGAGAATATCACATTATTCCACTATAGTGGTTGTtaccatattttatttgaaacccaTGGATATTACCTCTATTTAAAACACATGGTAAATATTATTCTCAAGAAAATATTGGAGGCCATTATTTAAAAGCCCcatagaaaatatcatttacaaagtaattcatagcaaaaattatgaaaaactaTACAAGATGTTATTTAAAGCCCATGgaaattaatacccaaaatctatcataaatatttattaaagctcatggattcattttatttctattaacAACTAAAACCCATGTGGAATTAAAATTCATGGCAATATTTGGTAGCTTTGTCCATTTTGTAGGGCTCACAATGAGAAAGCAAAAGGGTAAACCTAAGTGGAGAGAACCACTAAGTCAGAGGCCCATCAAAAATACTCAGCCCCCATGGCCAAGCCCAACATGAAATCTCAGCCACAATAGCCTATGTGTGTAAACTGATTCCACTAGAGAACCTTATTCAGTTCTAACTTCTGCTAGAGGTTACCTCAAGAAGCAACCAAGCTCCCAAACCAAATTAGGAGCTGGCCACCTGTCCCACTGCCAAGTTTGACATGAACAGTACCAGAGGCTGACACCTGACACCTAAAGGTTATTGGGcaataaatactttttttccCTAAGTTTTGGTCACAACTCAAGGAAGCCATAACCAAGACCTCCAAACTCATGAAATCCTCAAtcaaatagtttattttattacaaaaaatgtaTGTAAGTGGTTCATGAAccaagcccatgaatcctaaaggagaaaatttgggaacatgtggtttggagggcataaaGGGATCTCTACCTAAACCCTCTAAAGTGGACTTAAACTTTGACACCTGGCTTGGAGTGTTGAATCCTACTTCTTAGGGTCCAAATCTCAGTTGCAACACTCGGGTTCTTCCTTAATACTTGCCTTAATCTCATTGGCTGAACACAATCTCAGCAAGCttagcatttaatgcaagattACCCCAAATACTACCCATGTGTAACATTGCCCAAAGAAGCAAAATAGCCCCAAAAGCAAATCTCCCATTTTTAGGCCAAATCTAGGTTATTAATTCAGCTATCCTGCTCCCCTAAATCAAACCTACgttttttggattttagctAGTTAATGCTTGCTCTAATCCTCTCTATAAAGGGCAAACCACTCCATCCCCTAAGGGGGGAGACAAAAGCCTCTCTAAAAATTTCTATCATTAACTACATTCTGCAGAAATTCAGTCCCTCTTAAGCTTTCTTTAAGCTTCCCCAAGCTCTCTTAAGCTCACTTACAACCTTTCTCAGCCTATAGTCACCATAACACCAACATTCCCCACCTTGCTTGCACCTTCCTACTCCATAAACATCTCATAACTGACCATAACCAGCCTAAACTCCCTCCATGAAACTCGGCCAAGCTTCCTCTTAACCAACTTCTCATAAGCTCATACACTCACCCAACAAAAAACCTTCACCTTACATACCACCCACATTTCCCTTAAGGATCTTAGCAACCATATGCTACACTAAGCTGAGATTTCCTCTCTCCCTTCAGACCATGCCAAATAACTCCTTTTTCATCACTATGCAACCACCAATATTTACTTATTGTTTTACTATGAGAGGCTATAATGTATTTGAgactttttggaattttttcttcatattaatGTAATGATGGCCAAGAGCACTATGGACCTTATTGAACAAAATGCATAAGGATTTCCTGAAGTTAatactttattaaatttatttaataattgaatataaattACCCTACCACCGGAGATGATACTGTACTGTTGGAAGAATGATTTGAACTATGATGCTGTAAAAGGATAATATAACAAACTAACAATAGTAACGTGTTTAGCTTTATTGTTGTCTTCTTGTTAGGGTGCTGCCTCTATCTCTTGCTTGGGCAGACTTATACAACACCGAAAGCCTTTAGGCTTTATTTCAAGGGCCCATCATCTAGTTTCGGCTTGGCTACCTTATATTCTATTCGGGAACATCAAAACTTTTCCCTCAACAATAAGTGtagttcattcttgatataagtggtaAATTCAAAGTAATacattttacatcaagtaatttgttgcatgactttccaaatggcaaatacatgttattttctttattattattttttttaaaaaaaaaaactcatgtgaaaaatacgggtcaaccTGGCCCGATTTACAACCCAATTAACCCGAACTCATTTTTAACCCACTTGACCCCACAACCCATTTAATCCCATACACCGATTGACCCACCCCAACCTGGCCCAACCCGCCCTTTTTGCCAGGTCTGTGCAGCATTTCAGCAAGTAGCAACTACTAGTCTACTACCAGCAGCAGCAGAAGGCTTACCCTCCTCAGAAGTTGGAAGTTAAAAAAGTTACACATCCCTACCCCACATTTTCAAAGTTGAAGCCAAatagccaaaaagaaaaacaaccttAGCTCAGAAAGAAGTAAGTAGCAGTTAGCAATTGAGCATGATGTTCCGGCAAGCTTCACGCCTCTTGGCTGGTTCGGTGAGGTTGAGTAGGAGACCCTTTTCCACGGCCACAGAGGTCCCTGCTGCTACCACCACCCACACGGACTCAGGCTTCATGGAGTCATGGACGAAAGTGATACCAAACATAGACCCTCCCAAGACCCCTTCACATTTCATGAACCCTCGTCCCGCTACACCCTCTTCCATCCCTTCCAAGATCACTGTCAACTTTGTGCTCCCCTATGCCTCCGAGCTCTCCACCAAGGAGGTACGGTGCCTAATTCTCTCTCACATTTTCCGGGTTTTGCTTATTCACTCTGGTTATGTTGTGTGTCCATTTTAACTTGCAGTTATTGTTTGTTGTGGATTCTTTTCATCTGGGTTTTgcttacatttttatttaatttgatgaaatccAAGAGTTTTGGAAATCTAACTCACCATTAATTATTctgatcaaaaacaaaattctgaCCATTTTACCTCAGATTCCTTTGGTTTCTgtggggtttttcttttttcccaatCTTTGGCTTGTTTTTATTAGTTTGGACATTGTTGTGGGTTTTGGgttagttttatttcttaatgaTGGTGATTGATTTTGGAATTTTGTGTACTGATTGACCATTTCAGCTTGGATTATTTGGTCTCTACGCTTTTCTTCTTACTTGCTTTTTGATTGAATGTGATGACAAGGTTATCGATTTTGGgcaatttgtttaaattttcatttatgtttGGGTTATTAGGCATGTTAATTTTAGGACATCAAATTTATTTGAAGAAATGAGAAGATCAATTATCTCAACATGTACTTGTCTTTTGTATCTTGATTTCTATCAACATTGTATTAGCCATGCTGAAAATCAGCTGAAATTGCACTAGCCTACCTTTTCAAGTCTCTGTGACATGAAAGTGCAGGTAGTTTGGCACCCCTAGATATTGATTATTTTAGGAATATGCAGTGTTAGTGTGTTACTGTCTTAGTAAATGGGAAATATCTTTGGGAGGTTAATTGTTTTGGAATTAGATGAATGTTCCAACCGTAAATCTATGACAAGTGCAGCACTATATTGTCTTGACATTTACTACTTTACTCAAGGTCAATTAACAAAAAAGtgttcaattgattttttttttttttttgttgataagtaataaagattcaTTGATATAAAAAGAGAGTCACTCAAGTACAAAGGGTGTATACAAGGGGGAACAAATCAAAGACGAACATTACAAAAGTCAAGTAAAtccaaaatagaagaaaaaggaTGGCTTCTCCTCACTGAGAACCAGTCAAGTAAGGTtcagaaaaaaagaagcttcaGATCAGGCATGGAACTCTCGATGTCTTCCAAACACCTACTATTGCTCTCattccaaatacaccataacaAACAATGAGGAACGACCTTCCATATATCTCCATTACGATGACGACCAAAACAACCTTGCCAGCAAGCTAATAGCCCAACAACAAACCTTGGCATAACCCAACAAACTTCGAATAAACCGAAAACCATATCCCACAACTGGCAACTGGgcaatgaaggaaaagatggtcaacactttcacaattgcacttgcacatatGAAGTGAATAAAGAGATTTCAATTGATAATTTGACATGATGAAGTGAATAAAGAGATTTCATATGGAGAATTGTCATTTGTAAGGCAGAtgattcttaaaaatagaattttagcTCCAATAATTTGATTGTGGAAGGGagtattatttgtattttgtaaCATTTTGGAGTCTTTGAAAGTACGCAGTGTTGATATGTGATTGCAACTGGTTTGAGAAGTGATTGTTGTGCGCATCCTGAGGTTTTTGGACCATATAAAGGTTCACATAAAAGctataattttcagtttttggtgAATAGTATGTGTGGATGTGGTGGATATAAAGAGTATTCATAGAATGGTGTTCTGTATAAATCCATATATTTCAACCCATAAACTGACAACATACCCAGTTCATTGGGGTAGAGAAAGAACAGAACTTTCAATAGTAGCCAGAGACCCTTTTAATTCACTCAGTCTGTATACCGGCATGTAAGAGGAGATATTGTTGCTGATTATATTACAAAAGATGTCTTAAGAAGAGGGAGTTTTACACCCAAAATCTTGTGTGTTGTGCTTGAACATTCACACCTTGCAGTGTATTTAGTAACTAAATTGTTAAGTGTTTCTCTATAAATCAGCTCACTTTGCATTATGAAAAGGGTCAGAATTAATGTAAAACTCCCCATGCCATCAAGGTTTACTAGACATTGTGAATGGTTACCAATTGTTAGAATGTtgggacaattttttttttttttgatatgatAGATTTAAACCTATAGTGTCTACTCAATGATAAttgctttttatcatcaagccaaaacatcaattggtttttttgtgTAGGCGGCATTTGAACTAGGTCGATTATTCAACTGCAAGGAACTTTACCAGATAACTAACTAAAAtgcacaataaataaataaataaaaaagagagagattttggatgttaaaacttaaaacttgtTGCAAtgatttacttatcaaaaaaaaaaaaactcattgcaatgattttttttttgtaaacctCACTTATGAATGTAATATAGGAAATGATGGGCCTTGATCTTCTATTTTACCTTTAGACTCCCTTAGTTTCTATAGAAGACATTTTCCTTGGATAGAAAATACTTTCtgaaatttgatttaattttctttgtttggttgagatcttaaaaataattcttttattgtttatttgtaacaaaaaatcacaaaaagttAGTAGGCAGTAAAGGTGATGGAAAAGGGGGAGCACAGTCATGGTGATAGTGGTAGCAGAGTGTGGGGAAGGAGGTGGTGGGGGAGGCGGAGGTGTGGATTAGGCAGTGGGAGGTGGTGGCAAgcagttttttactttttttagggTGCTGAGGAAGGTGGTGGTACCAACACAGAGGAAGAAGGAGGAGGTAATGGTGATGgcacaagagagtggaggagaGGGGGAGATGGTGGCAGAAGCCAAGCAGAGGGAGGGGAAGGAGGTGCTGGAACTGATATAGAAGAGTGGAGGGGATGaggaaagtttttatttttctttttttgggggggggggggggggtggaacATAATGCATTTTCTCCTATTTTGGTGTAATTGCCTGTAAACTATGAAAACATTTTATGTTGAATAGCAATTTTCAGCTGCCAAacataaaaagtaaagaaaacgttttctagaaaatagTTCACTCTGAAACAAACGAAGTCttattttggaagttttttaagcaAATCCCAATGAACCTAATTGACACATTTTCTCTACTCATCAACTAGCCAAATAGCTTTTTTTAGGTGGAGTGAATTAAGTTTTTACCTCTCAAATTCTCACCTTCCTGACTACAAGATGcttgtttaaaatatatatgacttaaaTTCAATCCCATCTATGTTTCATGTCTTTACATTTGTTTCCATTCAAAATTTACTCCTCAACTGTTTTCATTGACATGATTTGATCCTCAACTTTAGTTTTAGGCCATAGTGCAGGAATTGCTGATGTTGGTCCTATGTGGCACTTACATTTTCTGCTACATTGTTTTTTAAGATTCCAttggaaggttttttttttttttacccttgcCTGTCCCATTTATCATACACAATGTTTCAGGTTGACATGGTCATAATACCAGCAACAACTGGGCAAATGGGTGTTTTGCCCGGACATGTACCTACAATTGCAGAGCTGAAGCCTGGGATCCTATCAGTGCACGAAGGAAATGATGTGACAAAGTATTTCCTGAGCAGTGGGTTTGCTTTTATCCATGCTAACTCTGTTGCTGATGTAATTGCTGTAGAGGCTGTGCCAGTTGACTATATTGACCCCAGCTTGGTCCAGAAGGGCCTTACAGACTTCACGCAGAAGCTAAGTTCAGCCACAACTGAATTGGACAAAGCTGAAGCCCAGATTGGTGTT
Coding sequences within:
- the LOC142612801 gene encoding ATP synthase subunit delta', mitochondrial-like; amino-acid sequence: MMFRQASRLLAGSVRLSRRPFSTATEVPAATTTHTDSGFMESWTKVIPNIDPPKTPSHFMNPRPATPSSIPSKITVNFVLPYASELSTKEVDMVIIPATTGQMGVLPGHVPTIAELKPGILSVHEGNDVTKYFLSSGFAFIHANSVADVIAVEAVPVDYIDPSLVQKGLTDFTQKLSSATTELDKAEAQIGVDIHSALNAALSG